A region of the Sphingobium yanoikuyae genome:
GACGGACAAGGACATGGCTGACCTCAAGGAAAATGGCGATCGGCCGCAGACCTATTCCAGTCCGGCGATCATCGAACGCCGTCGCCGGATATTGGAGGAAACGCGCAAGGTGATCGCCGAACAGGGGATCGCGGCGCTGAGCATGAACGAGATCGGCCAGCGCGCGGGTGTCGCCAAGCGGACCCTCTACAACGCCTTCCAGACCCGCGAGCGCATGATCGCCACCGCGATCCAGGAATATTTCGACGAATATGTCAGCCGCATCGTCTATTCGAGCCCGCCCGGCACGATGCAGCATAATCTTGAACGCATGATTTCGGTCGTCCAGCGGAACCGGAAGATCCGTAATTATATCAAGGCGATCATGGCGCTCTATTTCAGTTCGGATGTCGACCGCGACATCTGGACCGCTATGCACTCGCCCGCCATCCATCATAACAAGCAGTGGATAGAGGCGCTCGACGCCACGAAGCAACTTCAGCCCTGGGTGCAGGTCGACAAGCTGGTCGATGATTTGGTGCGCTTCGAATATGCGACCATCAACGACTGGGCGCAGGGCCGCATACCAGATGACGAGGTGATCGTCCGGCTGGTCAGCAGCTATCTGTCCTGCCTGCTTGGTTCGCTGAAGGGCGCGGCACGCAAGGAGGTCGAGGCGCTGATCAAGGACATTGCCGAGCGCGGCATGGACGCGCTGCCGATGTCGCCCAAGACCAAGACGAAAGCGGCTTGAATCTGCGCCGTGATGCAAATTTCCTTGCATCATGGTGCGCGCCTCGTCTAGGCATGCCCCAGGCCCGACATGGGCATCAGCATGGGAGAGTGAGATGAGCGCGCCGAGCGAAGACCCCGAACTGTTGTTCGAGCAGCGCGCGGATGGCGTGGCTGTCATCACCCTCAACCGGCCGCGCGCGAAGAACACCGTCTCCTTCACCATGTGGGAGCAGTTTTCGGCCGCGTTGGACCGGCTGGAAAATGCGACGCCGGCGCGGATGCTGATATTGTGTGGGGCGGAAGGCTATTTCAGCAATGGCGGCGACGTGAAGCTGCCGCCGGCGCGGGGCGAGGGGGCGTTGCGACTCGCCGCTCGGCTGGAGATGGGGCAGCGGATCATCCGCCGGCTGCGCGCGCTGCCGATCCCGACCGTGGCGGCGGTGGAGGGCGGCGCCTTCGGCGTTTCCTGGAGCCTGGCGATGGCCTGCGACATGATCTTCGCTGCCGACAATGCGCGGTTCGGTGCGCCATTCCTGGATTTCGGGTTGGTGCCCGATGGCGGGGCGGCTTGGTTCCTGACCCGGCAATTGGGGCGGGCACGCGCGGCCGAGATCATCTTTTCGGGGCGGACGCTGGAGGTAGCCGAGGCATTGAGCCTAGGGCTGGTCAGCCGGCTGGTGCCGCCGGGCGAGGCGGTCGCGCAGGCGCTGGCGCTGGGCGCGACGATTGGCGGCGGCAACGCCCATGCGGTCGAACTGACCAAGCGGCTGCTGGATCAGGCGGAAAGCGGCGACCTGTCGGCCAATCATGCGCTGGAACTGGTCTATTGCCATACCTGCCAGGCGGGGGAGGAGGTGCCCCGCGCCCGCGAGGCGTTCAAGGCACGCGCAGCGGCGAAGGCTGCCGCGAAGGGCGCAACTGGGGCGAAGGAATAAGTCATGCAGTTCGACATGCGCAGCCTGCCGATGGCGACCCGCTACAAGATCGTCAATTCGACCATCACCCCGCGCCCGATCGCCTGGATCACCACCCGGTCCGAAGCGGGCGTGGTCAATGCCGCGCCCTACAGCTTCTTCAACTGCGTCGGCACGGAGCCGCCGTTGGTAGCGCTGGGCCTGCTCAAGGAGCCGGTATCGCGCGGCCTGAAGAACACGGCTGCCAACATCGTCGCCACTGGCGAGTTCGTCGTGAACCTGGTGTGCGAGGATGATGCCGAGAAGATGAACCATTGCAGCGTCGATGCGCCGGCCGATGTCAGCGAGATCGACTATGCCGGGATCGAGACCGCGCCGTCGGTGCTGGTCGCACCGCCGCTGATCGCCAGCAGCCCGGTCAGCTTCGAATGCCGGAAGGTCGCGGCGATGGACATCGGCACGATGCAGACGGTGATCATCGGCGAGATCGTGATGGCGCATATCCGCGACGAGTTCATCACCGATCGCGAGCGGGTCTATTTCGACACGCCGGCGATGAAATTGATCGGCCGCACCCATGGCAGTGGCTGGTATGTGCGCAACGGCGACAGTTTCCAGATGGACCGGCCACGCTATGATCCGGCACGGCTGACGGGCAAGGAATGAATTTGAACCCATAGTGCAATATTACTTGCGCTGCCGGGAAAAAGCGTGTCTGTTTCAACGGAAAGGTCGGAGGCGCGATTCCGCGGACTACCGGCCAGATCCGAACAAGAGGCGGCGCAGACCGCCAAACAGGAGTGCGTGATGCCCGGCCCTCTGGACCATCTTGTCGTTATCGAGCTGTCGACCGAAATGCCGGTCGCGATCGCGGGCATGCTGCTCGCCGACCATGGCGCGGACGTGCTGAAGGTCGAGCCCAGGGGCGGCGCCTATTTCGCCCATGAGCTGACCCGCAAGAGCTGGGACCGGTCCAAACGCAGTGTCGAGCTAGACGTGGCCGATGCGGACGACCGGGCAGCGCTGCGCGGACTGCTCGGCGGAGCGGACATCTTCATCCATGCACTGGAGGAGGGAGAAGCGAAGGCGCTTGGCCTGGACGGTGAGAGCCTGGCGCGCGACTATCCGGAACTGATCGTGTCGGCGCTGACCGCCTATGGCGCGGACACGCCCTTTGCCGACCGGCCGCGCGGCGAGGGGCTGGCGGCCGCGCTGCTGGGCACGATGATCGACAAGTCCAGCCCGTTCCGCGAAGGGCCGGTCTATCTGGGGCATCCCGCGCTTCATTATGGTCAGGCGTTTCTGGGCGTGATCGGCGCGCTGACGGCGATCCGTGCGCGACGATCGAGCGGCAAGGGGCAGAAGGTCGAATCCTCGCTGCTCGACGCGATGCTGGCCCAGTCTCCGATGAACAATTGGTGGCAGGAAGACGGTATTTCCTACATCAAGGCAGGGGATTCCGGCGCGGTCGACCGCTTTGGCCGGACCCGGCTGGTGACCGGCATGTTCGAATGCGGCGACGGCCTGTTCCTGCAGATCCATACCGGCGGCCAGGGCGGTTTCAAGGCGGCGATGGACCAGCTGGGCTTTGGCGACCGGGTCTCGGTGGTCAAGGGCGCGGCGGAAATGTCGGTACCGCTGAGCGATGACGAATATCATATCGCCCGCGTCGAGATTTTCGATGCGTTCAAGGCGCGGCCGCGCGCCGAATGGATCGCGCTGTTCCAGGCGGCCGATGTGGCGGCTCTGCCGGTGCTGGAACCGGCCGAAGTGCTGCTGGACGAGCAGGTGGAGTTTGTCGGGCAGCGGATTGCGCTGCCGGACGCGGAATTCGGCACCATCTATCAGGCCGCACCGGCCGTGCGGTTCGATCGCACGCCCTGCGCCGCGCCGCGCCCGGCGCCGGCGATCGGCGCAGACAATGGCGCGCTCGCCCATCTGATCGCGCGCAAGCGGGGCGAACTGGCGGCGGCGGGCAAGCCGCTCGACCGGCCGCTCGAAGGCATCAAGGTGGTGGACTTCTCCTCCTTCTTCGCGGTGGGCTTTGGCGGACGGCTGCTGTCGGACCTGGGCGCCGACGTCATCAAGGTGGAGACGCCCGACGGCGACCAGATGCGGCCGCTGCCCGACTGTTTCGACGCGGCACAGCGCGGGAAGCGCGACATCGTGTTGAACCTGAAGCAGCCCGAGGCGCTGGAAGCGGCGCTGAAGCTGGTGGCTGAGGCCGATGTCGTCACCCATAATCTGCGCCCCGGCAAGGCCGACAAGCTGGGCATCGGCTATGAGGCGCTGTCGAAGATCAATCCGCGCCTGCTCTATGTCTATCTGCCCGGCTATGGCTCCAAGGGGCCAAAGTCGCTGCTCAAGAGCTTCGCGCCCTTGGTGTCGGGCTGGACCGGCCTGCTTTACGAAGGGGGCGGCGCGGGCAATCCGCCGACCCGGTCGGTGTTCGGCAATGAGGATTATAATAACGGCTTCCTGGGTGCGGCGGGCATATTGATGGGGCTGGAGCGGCGCGCGATCAGCGGCGTCGGCGACTATATGGAGATACCCCAGCTCCATTCGAGTCTGTGGACCACGTCCGAGCATTTCCTGGATGCCGACAAGCAGGTCGTCTATGGCTTCCGCCTCGACAAGGATCAGGCGGGCTATAGTGCGCTCGACCGGCTCTATCGCACCAGCGACGGCTGGATCTGCATAGCTTGCCGGCAGGACGGGCGCTTCGCGGCGCTGGCGCAGGCGGTCGGTCAGGCCGGGCTAGTCGACGATCCGCGCTTTGCTTCGCCAAAGGAACGGTCGCTGCATGACGCGGCGCTGCTCGCGGCGCTGGAGCCCTGGTTTGTCGACAAGACGAGCGCGGAGGCCTTCGCCCTGCTCGATGCGGCGGGTGTACCGTGCGAGATACCGGCGGCGAAAAGCTGGGTGCGCGAGGCGCTGTGGCAGGACTGGGCAATGGCCAGCAATCGGGTGATCGAGAATTTCGATTCCATGTATGGCCATGTCCGCCAGTTCGGCAGCTTCATCCATCTGAGCGATACGCCGGGCCATGCGCGCAAGTCCGCGCCGCGGCTGGGCGAGCATACGCGGCAGATATTGGCCGAGATCGGCTATGCGCCGGACGCGATCGACGCGCTGATCGACAGCGGCAAGGCGATGCAGGCGGCGGACGTGACCGGCCGTATCCAGTCGCGCGTCTCGGCCGCCTGAACCAACAACAGATAATCGGGAAGAGGAACCCAAAGGGTGCAGTTGAACCTTCGTTACGACATGAACCGGCCGGATTTCGGCGCGCCGCATCCCGTGCTCTACCGCACTGCGATCAAGCAGGCGCAATGGGCCGACAAGCTGGGATTCACGCAGGTGTTCCTGGCCGAGCATCATGGTGCGGAGGGCGGCTATTGCCCGTCCTCCATGGTGCAGGCGGCGTCGATCCTGGGCGCGACGGAGAATATCGTCGCGCATCTGTCGGCACTGGTCGTCACCATGCACGATCCGCTGCGGCTGGCCGAGGATCTGGCGGTGCTGGACAATATCGCGCCCGGCCGTGTGTGGCTGACCGCCGGCATGGGCTATCGCCCGCATGAGTTCGAGATGTTCGGCAAGGACATCAGCAAGCGGCTGGCGATCATGAACGAGGCGATGGCCACGCTGAAGCAGGCCTGGACAGGTGAGCCTTTTGAATTTCGCGAGCGCACCGTGCGGGTGACGCCGGCCCCGGCGAGCCCGGGTGGCCCGAAAATCTACATGGGCGGGTCGACCGACAAGTCGGCGATCCGCGCGGCCAAGGGTGGCTATCAATATTTCCCCGGCCATCCCGACCTCTTCACCCTCTACAAGGAAGAGCGGGAAAAGGCCGGCTTCCCGCCGCCCGAGGAACTGCGCAAGCCGGCGGCCAGCTTCCTCTATGTCTCCGACGATCCGGACCGCGACTGGCCGCTGGTGGCGCCGCATGTCGCCTATGCGACCAACGCCTATGCCGAATGGGCCAAGGAGCGCGGCACCGGCCAGACACGCTACCAGCCCGCCGAGACGATCGAGGGGCTGAAGGCGATGCCTAACATCAAGGTGCTGACGCCCGACGAATGTTTTGAATATCTGAAAGGATTGGGCCGGGGCACCGCCGTCACCTTCCACGCGCTGCTGGGCGGGCTGGACCCCGAAGTGTCGTGGCGCAGCCTGCGCCTGTTCGAGAAGGAAGTGCTGCCGCGCCTGCGTGCCGAGCCGGGCCTGCTGGAAAATCCGGGAGAATGAGCATGGAAGAACGCAATCGTCGCGGCACGCTGGCCGCCATGCTGGCGCTGCCGATCGGCATGGCCGCGGCTGCCGAAGCATCGGCCGCCGCGCCCAGGGGAAAGGCAAGCGGCATGGACATGGCCCAGCGGCTGGACATCATCGAGTCCAGGCAGGCGATCACCGAACTCCTCTATGCCTATGCGCGGGCCAATGACCGGGCGGACGAGGCGCTGCTGCGATCGCTCTTCTGGCCGGAATCGACGCACAAGCATGGCAAGTTCGAGGGCAAGTCGTCCGATTTCGTCGGCTTCGCGTTCAAGATCGTGTCGACGCTGAAATATGCCTGCCACCACATCACCAATGTCTCGGTCGATGTGAAGGGGGACAAGGCTTTTTCTGAATGCTATTATTTCGCGCAGCATCGGCGCGACCGCAAGGAAGGCGGGGGCGAGGAGGATGTCTTCTTCCAGGGCCGCTATCTCGACGATCTGGAACGGCGAAACGGGGTGTGGAAGATCATCCGTCGCCGGGGCCTGTCCGACTATACCTCGCCGCCCGAACCGGCGCAGACGTCCTATGCCGACTGGCCGGCGGGACAGCATAGCGAGAAATATCCGAGCGACGACTATTACAAGATGCGCCAGCAGTTTCTGGGCAGCTGATCCGTGCGGGCGCTGATGTGCGAGGCGCATGGCGCGCCCGAGCAACTGGCGTTCCGTGATGTACCCGTGCCCCAGCCGGGGCCGGGCGAGATCAGGCTGGCGGTGCGGGCGGCGAGCGTCAATTTCCCCGACGCGCTGATGATCCAGAATCTCTACCAGACCAAGCCGCCCTTGCCCTTCATCCCCGGCGGCGAGGCGGCAGGCGTGGTCGATGCGATCGGCGAGGGCGTCAGCGGTTTTCGGATCGGCGACCGGGTGGCGGCGATCCCGTTCCAGGGCGCGTTTGCCGAGCAGGCGGTGGCGCCGGCTTTCCGCACCAGCATCATTCCCGATGCGATGGGCTTCGACGTCGCGGCCGGTTTCACCATGGTCTATGCGACGGCGCTGCACGGGCTGCGCCAGCGCGGGCGGTTGCAGGCCGGCGAGACGCTGCTGGTGCTGGGCGCGGCGGGCGGCGTGGGACTGGCGGCGGTGGAGATCGGCAAGCGCATGGGTGCGCGGGTGATCGCGGCGGCCTCCAGCGCGGAAAAGCTGGATCTGGCGCGGGCGCATGGCGCGGACGAGACGGTGAATTATGCGCAGGTCGACATCAAGCAGGCGGTGAAGGCGCTGGCCGGGGAGCGCGGCGTCGATGTGATCTTCGATCCGGTCGGTGGCGATCTGGCCGAGCCGGCCTTTCGCACCATGGGCTGGGACGGGCGCTATCTGGTGGTCGGCTTTGCCGCCGGGACCATTCCCGCGATCCCGTTGAACCTGCCGCTGGTGAAGACGGCGTCGATCGTCGGCGTGACATGGGGGATGCACAGCCGGCGCGAGCCGGACATCCATGCCGCCAATATGGCGCAGCTTTATGACTGGTATGAACAGGGCGGATTGCGGCCGGCGATCGGCGCGCGGTTCGCCTTTGACGAGAGCCGGGAAGCGATCCGCTGGATCATGGATCGCAAGGCGCAGGGCAAGGTGGTGATCGAGATGGCCTGATCGGGTCATCACAGGGTCAGGCTCAGGTCATTGCCGCGAAGTTCACACCGTTGATCATCGAGAATTTGGGCGTTTTGCGGCGCAAACGCGCCGCCAAAGTCACGCCGACGCGACAGTCACGCGACATTGGGGTCACGCCCGCGCGTCTGTGACGCGACACGAACGCGCCCCTTGGGTCACGCATGGCATTGAAGCAGATCGGCAATTCCATCGCGGAGTATGGAGCAGAAAAGCGCCATGTAGGAAAGTGGTGCGTCAGCTGGCCGGCCAGTTGGCGAGTGGGGCGCCGGCGATGGCGGTGCGGGCCTGGACGATCATGCCCTTGCCGCGCGAGACCACATAGAGGGTGCGCCGATCCGGCCCGCCCCAGCAGAGATTGGTCGGCATGGCGATCTTTTCGCCGACGGGATCATGCAGGATGTCGATCTGCCGGCCCTGCGGCGTCAGCGCGACCAGCCGGTTGGAAAAGGGCAGGGTGATCCAGAGATTGTCGGCCATGTCGAAGGCGATGCCGTCGCAATAACCCAGCGCCGCCTTTTCCTGCGGCGGCAGCGCGAGGATGGCCTTGACCGTCTGGTCGGGGACGACGGTGCCGAGTTGCGGGCCGAAATCCTGCGGGTCGGCAAGGGTGCCGTCGGCGTTGCGGTGCCAGCGGCGGATGCGCCCTTCGGCCGTCAGCGAGGCATAGAGATGGCGTTCGTCCCGGTCGAGGCAGAGGCCGTTGACCCCGCGCAGGTCGCGCGCGACGATCGCGGCGCTGCCGTCGGGCCGGACCATGTAGATGAAGCCGGCCGGCGTGGTGGTGCCGATATTGGCGACCGGACCCCAACTGCTGTGGGTGCAATAGATGCTGCCGTCCCGCGCGGTGGCGGGGCCGTTGGAGGCGACCAACTGGCGCCCCTCCAGTTCCGAAACGAGCGTTTCGACCGCGCCGGTTTCAAGCGTGATGCGCTGGAGCGGGCCGGGCTGCTGTTTGAGCAGGCCCATATTCGCGACGATCACGCGGCCCTGCGCATCGACGGCGACGCCATTGGCGGCGAGCGGGGCGCCAACCTGCCGCAGCGGCTGGCCGGGCGCCAGAACGCCGATCGCGCCGCCGCTGTTGGACAGGAACAGGCGGCCGTCGGGGGCGCTGGCGACGCCCTCGGCATGGTCGAGCCCGTCGATGACCAGGCTGAAATCGGCCGGGGTCAGGGGCGCCGGGACCGTGGAGGCACGCGACGGGCCGGCGCGGGTGCAGCCGGCGAGCGCGAGTGCCGCGCCGCCGAGCAGGGCCGTGCGCCGGTCGACCGCCCTGTCAGCGGCCATCTTCAGCGCACCGGCGCGAAGCCGGCGATGCGGTGATCGCCCGCCTCGACCGGGCGGAAGCGCAGGCTCATGCCGCAGGCCGGATCGACGCCTTCATCATCGACTAATATGCCCGCGATCCGCACGCCCGGCGCATCGTCGGGCTCGAACAGGATGACGGTGTAGGGGACCTCAGCCTTGTGGTCGCCGGGCAGCAGGCTGCGGATCACGGTGGTGAAGCTATAGGCCTTGCCCTCGGCCGAAACCGGGCGCCATTCCAGCACGGCATCGGGTTTTCCGGGAACGACCTCGGGTGGATACCAGACCCATTCGCCGGTTTCGGCGTCGGCGGTGATGCGCAGTTCGCCGGCATCGAGGCCGTCGTAAAAGCCCTGGAACAGCGGGTCTTCCAGATGGACGGGATAGATGGGAATGCCCATGGTCAGTCCCTCGCAAGGATGGTGGTGGAATGATTATTGCCGCCCAGGCCCGCGACGGCGCAGAGGCGGGCATCGGGCACCTGACGATCGCCCTCCTGCCCGCGCAGCTGGCGCACCGCCTCGATCAGCAGGTTGATGCCGGGGACATAGCCGCCCGACATATGGCCGCCGCTGGTGTTGACCGGCATCCGGCCGCCCGGCTTCGCATGGCCGGCAGCGTAGAAGCGCGCGCCTTCGCCGCGATCGCACAGGCCCAGCATCTCGGTCTGGACGATCGCCGAGATGGAGAAGCCGTCATAGACCTGAGCCAGGTTCAGATCCTTGGGATCGACGCCGGCCATGGCATAGGCCTGCGCCGCCGAGTCCCAGCCGGGATAGTCGAAGGTGCAGGGTTTCTGGGTGAACAGCACGCCATGGGGATAGTTGTTATAGCCGATGCCGAGGCCCTGCACCGATATCACCGGATGGGGCAGGTCGCGGGCGGCCTCCACCGCGCTCACCACATAGGCGCCGCCGCCATCGGTGGTGAGGCAGCAGTCGGCGACGCGCAGCGGGGTCGAGATCATCGGCGTCTGGCGATAGGCGTCGAGGTCCATCGGATCGCGCTTCTGGGCGCTGGGGGTCAGCGCCGCCCAGGCGCGGTAGGTCATCGAGACCGAGGCCAGTTCCTCCTCGCTCATGCCGAATTCATGGGCATAGCGATTGGCCATGGTCGCGAAATAGGTGGGCTGGCCGAAGAAGCCGGCGGGCATTTCCAGCCCCGCCTTCTGCGGCTCGCGCGCGTGGAAGCCATAGACGCCGCCCGGCTTGGTCGAGCGGATGGCATAGGGGACGAGGACATGGCGGGCGAGCCCGGCCTCGATCGCCAGTTGCGCCAGCCGCAGCGCGTCACCCGTGGTGGCGGTGCCGCCCGCCGTGTCGGCAACGGCAGTGAAGCGCCGGGTCGCGGCGCCGATCGCATGGGCAACCTCCTCCGACGGATGGCCGACATATTTGTTGCTGACATGGCCGTCGATATCGGCGGGAGTGAGGCCCGCATCGGCGATCGCGGCCAGGCTGGCGCGGGTCATCATCTGCATCACCGTTTCCTCGCCCTTGCGCAGGAAAGCGGTTTCGCCAATGCCGGTGATGGCGATCTTGTTGCCCTTCATCATGCGTCCTTGAACCCCTTGCCCTGTGCCACCAGTCGCTCGATCAGCGGGGAGGGGGTGAAGGCGGCGCCATGTGCAGCCTCCAGTGCCCGGAGTCGGTCGAGGACGGTGGGAAGCCCCTGGAGATCGGCCCAGAACATCGGGCCGCCGCGATATTTCGGCCAGCCATAGCCGGTGATCCAGACGATATCGATGTCGGACGCGCGCGAGGCGATGCCTTCGTCGAGGATGCGGGCGCCCTCATTCACCATGGCGAAGAGGATGCGATCCTGGATTTCCGCGTCGCTGATGTCGCGGCGGGTGATGCCCTGCTTCGCGGCGAAATCCTCGATCACCTGCATCGCGACCGGCGAGGGGGTCTGCTTGCGGTTGTCGTCATAGTCGTAGAAGCCGCCCTTCGTCTTCTGTCCGTGGCGGCCCATTTCGTTGAGGATTTCGCGGACATTGGCGGAACTGGTGGTCTTGGGGTTCCAGCCAACATCGAGCCCGACCAGGTCGCGCATCTGGAAATGGCCCATGGCAAAGCCGAAGTCGTACAGTATCTTGTCGACCGCCCAGGGCGTGGCCCCTTCGAGGATCAACTGGTCCGCCTGGACATTGCGGGCGGCGAGGATGCGGTTGCCGACGAAACCATAGCCATTGCTGACCAGCACGCCGATCTTGCCGATCGTCTTGGCGAGTTTCATGGCGGTGGCGATGGTTTCCGGCTTCGTGTCCTTGGTGCGGACCACTTCCAGCAGCTTCATGACATTGGCCGGCGAGAAGAAATGGAGGCCGACGACGCTGTCGGGCCGGCTGGTGGCGGCGGCGATGTCGTCAATGTCGAGATAGGAGGTGTTGGTGGCGAGGATGGCGCCGGGCTTGGCGATCCTGTCGAGCTTGGCGAACACCTCGCGCTTGACGTCGATCTGCTCGAACACCGCTTCGATGATGAGGTCGCAATCGGCCAGATCTTCCATCGCGATCGATCCGGTGAGCAGGCCCATGCGCGTGTCGACATCCTCGGGCTTCATCTTGCCCTTCCTGGCGGTCGTCTCATAATTGCCGCGGATGATGCGCAGGCCGCGGAACAGCGCGTCCTCGTTGGTCTCGACCAGGGTGACGGGGATGCCGGCATTGGCGAAGTTCATCGCGATGCCGCCGCCCATGGTGCC
Encoded here:
- a CDS encoding 3-hydroxyacyl-CoA dehydrogenase NAD-binding domain-containing protein; this encodes MKVNDVVTYAVEGSIAVITVNSPPVNALSNAVRQGVASAVETAIGDPAVGAMVLICEGRTFFAGADITEFGKPPVEPTLRNLQLVVESATKPVIAAIHGTALGGGLELALVAHYRIAVPSAKCGLPEVNLGLLPGAGGTQRLPRIVGVAKALDLMTAGSPVSAKAAKDMGLIDELATEGQLRADAIALAQRVLDEGRPLLKVRDRTEKLDEVRGKPEIFADFRKANTRKFRGFNAPEAIIRCVEASLDLPFDEGMTFERQLFNELQADSQSAAQRHVFFAERQAAKVDSLPADTAVLPIAKVGVIGAGTMGGGIAMNFANAGIPVTLVETNEDALFRGLRIIRGNYETTARKGKMKPEDVDTRMGLLTGSIAMEDLADCDLIIEAVFEQIDVKREVFAKLDRIAKPGAILATNTSYLDIDDIAAATSRPDSVVGLHFFSPANVMKLLEVVRTKDTKPETIATAMKLAKTIGKIGVLVSNGYGFVGNRILAARNVQADQLILEGATPWAVDKILYDFGFAMGHFQMRDLVGLDVGWNPKTTSSANVREILNEMGRHGQKTKGGFYDYDDNRKQTPSPVAMQVIEDFAAKQGITRRDISDAEIQDRILFAMVNEGARILDEGIASRASDIDIVWITGYGWPKYRGGPMFWADLQGLPTVLDRLRALEAAHGAAFTPSPLIERLVAQGKGFKDA